The following coding sequences are from one Salvia hispanica cultivar TCC Black 2014 chromosome 3, UniMelb_Shisp_WGS_1.0, whole genome shotgun sequence window:
- the LOC125214973 gene encoding light-induced protein, chloroplastic-like, with the protein MISSIASTSTKMASTASVNQFPRIFQQSSKLIPNASSSPFNRINFPSLSAKPAANFSMRAVVSDDEWGPDPEAPAVAVLEKKAPEIDALKKQLIASFYGTQRGLSASAETRGEIVELISQLEAKNPTPAPTEALTLLNGKWILVYTSFSGLFPLLSRGAALSPVKVEEISQTIDSVSFTVQNSVVFAGPLATTSITTNAKFELRSPKRVQIKFEEGVIGTPQLTDSIELPENVEFLGQKIDLSPFKGLLTSVQDTASSLAKTISSQPPLKFSIPDRNSESWLLTTYLDDDLRISRGDGGSIFVLVKEGSPLLN; encoded by the exons atGATTTCTTCAATCGCTTCAACGTCCACAAAAATGGCGTCAACCGCTTCCGTCAATCAATTCCCCCGCATATTCCAGCAGAGCTCCAAATTAATCCCCAACGCCTCCTCTTCTCCGTTCAATCGGATCAATTTCCCGTCTCTCTCAGCAAAGCCGGCGGCGAATTTCTCCATGAGAGCGGTGGTGAGCGACGACGAGTGGGGGCCCGATCCAGAAGCGCCGGCGGTGGCGGTTTTGGAGAAGAAGGCGCCGGAAATCGACGCGCTGAAGAAGCAATTGATTGCCAGTTTCTACGGAACGCAAAGGGGGCTGAGCGCCTCCGCCGAGACGCGTGGGGAGATCGTGGAGCTCATATCGCAGCTCGAGGCTAAGAACCCTACCCCTGCCCCCACCGAGGCTCTCACGCTGCTCAACGGGAAATGGATACTCGT CTATACATCGTTTTCGGGTTTGTTTCCCCTGCTGTCGAGGGGTGCTGCTCTGTCTCCGGTGAAAGTTGAAGAGATATCGCAGACAATCGACTCCGTTTCATTCACCGTGCAGAACTCCGTCGTGTTTGCTGGACCGTTGGCCACAACTTCCATCACCACCAACGCTAAATTCGAACTCCGGAGCCCCAAACGCGTGCAG ATTAAGTTCGAAGAGGGGGTGATCGGCACACCACAGCTGACGGACTCTATCGAACTGCCAGAAAATGTGGAGTTTCTGGGGCAGAAGATTGACCTCTCGCCGTTCAAAGGCCTGCTCACCTCCGTGCAGGACACGGCCTCATCCTTGGCCAAGACTATCTCCAGCCAACCGCCATTGAAGTTCTCCATCCCTGATCGCAACTCTGAGTCGTGGCTGCTGACTACATACCTCGACGATGACCTCCGGATTTCGAGAGGAGATGGAGGCAGCATATTTGTGCTCGTCAAGGAAGGCAGTCCCCTTTTGAATTGA
- the LOC125209408 gene encoding probable transcription repressor OFP9 produces MQQRSKNSITQQRRSRGLCCSCRISVSSSEEAESSSGSGRYESISSIAHAMVQERLDQMIMEGRNEAERVRRRERAAATKFVVMVAAEMSTWDPREDFRESMEQMIVGGGIRRPKDLRMLLNYYLGMNGEEIHGIILEVFYDVCTRLFLYIAN; encoded by the coding sequence ATGCAGCAAAGATCCAAGAACTCGATCACGCAGCAACGGCGGAGCAGAGGATTGTGCTGCAGCTGTAGGATCAGCGTTTCCTCGTCTGAGGAGGCGGAGAGCTCGAGTGGCTCGGGAAGGTACGAGAGCATCTCAAGCATAGCGCACGCGATGGTGCAGGAGAGGCTGGATCAGATGATCATGGAAGGGAGGAATGAGGCAGAGAGAGTTAGGCGGCGGGAGAGGGCGGCGGCTACTAAGTTCGTGGTGATGGTGGCGGCTGAGATGTCGACATGGGATCCTCGGGAGGACTTTAGGGAGTCGATGGAGCAGATGATCGTGGGCGGAGGGATTCGTCGGCCCAAGGATTTGAGGATGCTCTTGAATTACTATCTTGGTATGAATGGAGAGGAGATTCATGGGATTATACTTGAGGTGTTTTATGATGTTTGTACTCGTTTGTTTCTGTATATTGCAAACTAG
- the LOC125213027 gene encoding uncharacterized protein LOC125213027: MEQPHSSPQTPSTTNSPEFEFWMLRNPSLPQPNLLSADQLFSGGFLLPLHLLHLSPEPPPKPTEATEPESKRWRHLFKKNAHAANKERDFSHVKKSGGAVNKAVSAAELNINIWPFSRSRSAGSRPRPAAVARKASSAPCSRSNSAGESKARRWAHSPNRAGVHLGRSSPVWQLRGGREKVAKRDGNYGLTKAGGSKARVLSLNVPTCIGYRNHLSCGYGEGRAGAGSGSGGVSGEVIRRSHLFSIRSLFSKKVH; encoded by the coding sequence atggaacAACCACATTCCTCCCCTCAAACTCCCTCAACAACCAATTCACCGGAATTCGAGTTTTGGATGCTCCGAAACCCTTCTTTACCTCAGCCCAATCTCCTCTCCGCCGACCAGCTCTTCTccggcggcttcctcctcccCCTCCATCTCCTCCATCTCTCCCCCGAGCCTCCGCCAAAACCCACCGAAGCTACTGAACCTGAGTCGAAACGGTGGAGACATCTATTCAAGAAAAACGCACACGCCGCTAACAAGGAGAGGGATTTCAGCCATGTGAAGAAGAGCGGTGGGGCAGTGAATAAGGCGGTGAGTGCGGCCGAGCTCAATATCAACATATGGCCTTTCTCGAGGAGCAGGTCCGCCGGCTCTCGGCCGCGCCCGGCGGCGGTGGCTCGGAAAGCGAGCAGCGCGCCGTGCTCGAGGAGCAACTCGGCGGGGGAGTCGAAGGCGAGGAGATGGGCGCATAGCCCTAATAGAGCCGGGGTTCACTTGGGAAGGAGCAGCCCCGTTTGGCAGCTCCGCGGCGGCCGGGAAAAGGTGGCGAAAAGAGATGGGAACTATGGTTTGACGAAAGCTGGGGGTTCGAAGGCGAGAGTGTTGAGTTTGAATGTGCCTACGTGTATTGGCTACCGGAATCATTTGAGCTGTGGGTATGGTGAAGGCCGGGCCGGCGCGGGCAGTGGTAGCGGTGGCGTTTCGGGTGAAGTGATACGGAGGAGTCACTTGTTTAGTATTAGGAGCTTGTTTAGCAAGAAAGTTCATTAG
- the LOC125213026 gene encoding mitochondrial inner membrane protein OXA1-like yields the protein MAYWRSIIARSKLFYQQHQRFSPPLSHISGRDREESPAKRNPEMITNFLISRNNAGNSRLMRSEVPAGYGLLSGNVSRLMRAEVPAGYGLIFHRNMSKVPLDIAVAEKAVEAAPVANEVATAAATSISDYNIIQFVHCYTGLEWWASIAVAALFMRLAHIPFEVSRVGYYQNSKDPLSLLTAELIWWLWTEGGVYFSIVELVVKEEPSFKTGGILWFTDLSGPTYVELPILVALTYWANKNLDPFHFTKGARADEESSIHYGFGVVSAVGIVIGFHTGLYFYLWTYNLFAIASSMVMRKPRVQKLLGISLTMPHKAGK from the exons ATGGCGTACTGGCGTAGCATCATAGCTAGATCGAAGTTGTTCTACCAACAGCACCAGCGATTTTCGCCTCCACTTTCGCACATTAGTGGCAGAGACCGTGAAGAGTCGCCTGCTAAAAGGAATCCGGAGATGATCACCAATTTTCTGATATCCAGAAACAATGCAGGCAATTCTCGGCTTATGCGTTCTGAGGTTCCGGCAGGCTATGGGCTGCTATCAGGAAATGTATCCCGACTTATGCGTGCTGAGGTTCCCGCGGGCTATGGGCTGATTTTCCATAGAAACATGTCGAAGGTGCCTTTGGACATTGCGGTGGCTGAAAAGGCTGTTGAGGCAGCTCCGGTGGCGAATGAAGTGGCCACTGCAGCAGCAACTTCAATTTCTGACTATAACATAATTCAATTTGTGCACTGTTACACAGGTTTGGAATG GTGGGCATCAATTGCAGTTGCGGCTCTTTTTATGCGTCTCGCGCATATTCCTTTTGAAGTAAGTAGGGTGGGATATTACCAAAATTCCAAGGA CCCATTGAGTTTACTGACAGCGGAATTGATATGGTGGTTATGGACTGAGGGTGGTGTTTACTTTTCT ATTGTGGAATTGGTGGTGAAAGAAGAACCCTCATTTAAAACTGGTGGAATACTATGGTTTACGGATTTATCAGGTCCTACTTACGTGGAACTTCCTATCCTTGTGGCATTGACATATTGGGCTAACAAGAAT TTGGATCCATTTCACTTTACCAAAGGCGCCAGAGCAGACGAGGAAAGTTCCATCCATTACGGATTTGGAGTAGTATCCGCTGTCGGTATCGTTATAGGATTCCACACG GGTTTGTACTTTTACTTGTGGACCTATAACCTCTTTGCAATAGCATCTTCAATGG TGATGAGAAAGCCTCGAGTTCAGAAATTGTTAGGGATATCATTGACCATGCCACATAAAGCTGGAAAATAG